The genomic interval TTTGTTGATGCAGCCGTTAAGATAGCGGAAATTTCAGGTATTCCTAAAATGATTATTGGAGCGACAATTGTTAGTTTAGCTACCACTTTACCTGAACTTTTCACCTCTATGTCCGCATTATTTAGTGGTTCAACTGAGGCCTCTGATATGGCAGTAGGAAATGCTTTGGGATCAGCATTTTTTAATACATCGGTCATTCTTTCTATTGCAGCTATTTTTATGTCAGGAAAAGCTGACAGAAAAAATATTATTGAAAAGGCAATTATACTAGGTTTAGCACTGTCTACCTTATGGCTCTTTGCTTTAGATGGCGTTGTAACCTGGTATGAAGGAATAATTCAATTATTATTTGTGGTAGTTTATACGATTGTTAATGTGATGTCTACCAAAAAACATAAAGAAAGAAACAATAATGTTGTTGCCGTAGATAATAAAAGTAGAATACTGATTATTAATACTGTCATTTTAGTTATATCTGCAGTAGGTATTTATATTGGTTCTCAATTATTAGTTACAAATGCTGTTGCGATAGCGGAAATGACACATGTTCCAGGAAGAATCATCAGTATTACTATTATGGCTATTGGGACATCGCTTCCAGAATTAACTACAACGATTACCTCAGTCATTAAAAAAGAACAAAGTTTATCAATAGGGAATGTGTTAGGGGCGAATATCTTAAATGTAACCTTGGTATTAGGGAGCTGTGGATTATTCGCGTCAAAAGGATTGCTTGTTAATAATGAAACATTATACCTTGATTTACCACTAGTGTTTGGAATCGTTGCTTTATTTGTCATTCCTATTATTATAAATGGTAAATTAAAAAAATGGCAAGGTTTTTTAGGTCTTATTACCTATTTAGTTTATATGACTTACTTATTATCAACGATTTAAAGTTATGATTGGTTAAAGTTCTTTGTATTGACTTTAAAGAACTTTAACTTTTTTATTTAGTAATTATTGGAAAAGTAATTAAAACGATTCATAAATTCCCATAATATCGTTAGATAAATAATAACGAT from Mycoplasmatota bacterium carries:
- a CDS encoding calcium/sodium antiporter; this translates as MNIVLIILFLVLGLIILIKSADFFVDAAVKIAEISGIPKMIIGATIVSLATTLPELFTSMSALFSGSTEASDMAVGNALGSAFFNTSVILSIAAIFMSGKADRKNIIEKAIILGLALSTLWLFALDGVVTWYEGIIQLLFVVVYTIVNVMSTKKHKERNNNVVAVDNKSRILIINTVILVISAVGIYIGSQLLVTNAVAIAEMTHVPGRIISITIMAIGTSLPELTTTITSVIKKEQSLSIGNVLGANILNVTLVLGSCGLFASKGLLVNNETLYLDLPLVFGIVALFVIPIIINGKLKKWQGFLGLITYLVYMTYLLSTI